TGTCCAAACCAGTGCTGGGCGTTCCGGCGGACATGGCCTTGCGGCATTGCGCACGCATGTTCGAGCGTTTCGGCATCGGTCATGCGCCAGTACAGGAAAACGGTGACATTGTGGGCATCATCAGTTACGCCGACATGGTGTTGCACGGTTATCGCTGAGCGCTGAATCCATCCAGCAGCCGCAAGCGCAGGATCAGCAGTGTACCTACCACCATGACTGCCGTCGCCAGATACAAACCATCCGCATAGCTGCCGCTTTTGGCGGCCAGCAAGCCGGTGATGGCAGGCGCGGCAATCTGCGCAACCCCGTAGGAAACGGTCATTTTCCCCATCATTTTGGCCGGTCGGGTCGGGTAATAACGCCCCGCCATGGTCAGCACCAAGCTGACAATGCCAATAAATGTGCCGCCAAACAGTGCCGTGCCGAAAAATGTTACCAGCAGGTTATCGCTCATCACTGGCAGCAGGATGCCCACAATCTGCAACACGAAAGCAGCCAGCAACGAATTCAGGTCGCCGATCCTGCGGGCAATCAAATCCCAAACGATACAGGCGGGTGCTGCCGCCAGCCCCAGCACCAGAAAACTCAGCGAACCCTTGCCTTCCAGCCCCGGCAGATGGTCAACGATGGCCACGATGAAGGTAGCGCTGACTACATACCCCACCCCCGCGCAGAAATACGCCGCCATGAAGGTGTAGAGGAAGGCTTTGCCGGGCGGCTTATCCACCAGCGCATTGCCGCTACGGGTCATGTTGCTGGTATCCGGCGGCGGCAGCCAGAGCCAGGCGGGGACTATCAGCAGCACGCCCATGCCGGTGAACAACAGCCATTGCTGATCCCAGCTGAAATGTTGCGTCATCAGCTCGACGGCCAGCGCGCAGAAGGCAATGCCCAGCCCTACGCCACCAAAATGAATCCCCAGTTCGCTACGGAAATCGTGCCGGATCAGCCAGTTCAGGATTAGCCCCGAACCCAGCAATAAGCCAGCGGCGCTGCTCAGTCCGGCGAAGAAACGCAGTATCGCCCACAGCCAGGCATTTTCCGTCAAGCCCATTCCCGCCGTAGTCACCACTGCGACGATCAGGCCGATGCGGTACAAGCGGTCTTTCAACACCAGATCGCTGATCAGGGACGCAATCAGCGCCCCACTGAAATAGCCGAGGTAGTTGATGGCTGCCAGCCAACCACCCGCCGATATTCCCAACCCGGCCTGCTGCTGCATGAGCGGCAACAACGGTGTGTAGGAAAAACGGGCAATACCCAGCATCAAAATCAGGCTCAAGATGCCTGCGCTCAGCACTTTCAGGCGTTGTGTTTGTGGGGTCATCACGGCTCTTCCAGACGAATCAACAGACTGTATATGCCGCACCGCAATATTTCCACCGGATTCAGCCGATCATGATCATTGAAATCATGGAATGTAGCGCCAGACTGATGTGGTAAGATTTACCGATAGTCAGCAACACAGGTTTACCCATGACGGAACGTACCGCCAGCGTGGCACGCGACACGCTCGAAACTCAGATTAAGGTATCCATCAATCTGGATGGAACCGGCCAATCCCGCTTTGACACCGGCATCCCTTTCCTCGAACATATGCTGGATCAGATTGCCCGCCATGGCATGATCGATCTTGACATCGAATGCCAAGGCGACCGCCACATCGACGACCATCATAGCGTGGAAGACATTGGCATTACATTGGGGCAGGCGTTCGCCAAAGCCGTGGGTGACAAGAAAGGCATCCGCCGTTACGGGCACGCTTATGTGCCACTGGATGAGGCGCTGTCCCGCGTGGTGATCGACTTTTCCGGCAGGCCGGGGCTGGAACATCACGCCGACTACCTGCGTTCACACATCGGCAGTTTCGACACTGACCTGTTTTACGAATTCTTCCAGGGCTTTGTGAATCACGCGCTGGTGACGCTGCACATCGACAATATCCGTGGGCGTAACGCGCACCACATTGCCGAAACCGTTTTCAAAGCCTGCGGGCGTGCGCTGCGCATGGCGCTGGAACTTGACCCGCGCATGGCTGGCATCATGCCTTCAACCAAGGGGTGTTTGTAATGCAGAAAATCGCCATCATCGACTACAACATGGGCAACCTGCACTCAGTGGAACGTGCTGTTTCGCACGCGGCGGGCGGTCAAGCAACAGTTGCGATTACTTCCGACCCCGACATGATCATGCAAGCCGACCGGGTAGTGTTTCCGGGGCAGGGCGCGGCGCGTGACTGTATGCGTGAGCTGGAAACGCGTGGCATGGCTGAAGTGGTGCGCGAAGTCATCCAGACCAAACCGTTCCTCGGCATTTGCATGGGGATGCAGGTGCTGATGCAGCATTCCGAAGAAAACAATGGCATCGAGTGCCTCGGCGTATACGGGGGTAATGTACGCTATTTCGGCAACGTCCATCAGGAAATCGGTGTGCGCCTGAAGATTCCACAAATGGGCTGGAATCAGGTCTGGCAGCAAATGGAGCACCCGTTGTGGAAGGGTATAAAGGACGGCGCGCGCTTCTATTTCGTGCACAGCTACTACGTCGAGCCGCTGACGCCAGACCTGATTGCCGGGTCAACCGACTATGGCATCAGCTATGCCTCCGCGATTGCCAGGGACAACGTGTTTGCGATTCAGGCACATCCGGAGAAGTCTGCCGATGACGGTTTGAAGTTGCTGGAGAATTTCGTCAACTGGGATGCGTGACGCTAGGGGGGGCGCAACAAAAAAATCACATTTTTCTGTGATTCGCGCTTGAATTTCCCCTTACTCCGTGCTTCAAGATGCTTTACAATCGCCCCCTTACTCGCAGTTCCTGCGTTTTTCTTTGAGATTTGGAACAATGACTGACTTAACACTTTACCGAAACATCGGCATTTTTGCCCACGTTGACGCGGGCAAAACCACCACCACCGAACGTATCCTGAAACTGACCGGCAAGATCCACAAGATCGGTGAGGTACACGAAGGCGAATCCACCATGGACTTCATGGAACAGGAAGCCGAGCGTGGTATCACCATCCAGTCCGCTGCGACTACCGCTTTCTGGAAAGGCCACCGTTTCAACATCATCGACACCCCAGGGCACGTTGACTTCACCATCGAAGTTTACCGTTCACTGAAAGTGCTGGATGGCGGCGTTGGCGTATTCTGTGGTTCCGGCGGTGTTGAGCCTCAGTCTGAAACCAACTGGCGTTATGCCAACGAATCCAAGGTTGCACGTGTCATTTACGTCAACAAACTGGACCGTATCGGTGCTGACTACTACCGCGTCGTCAAGCAGGTCGAAGACGTATTGGGTGCACGCCCGATCGTAATGGCGCTGCCAATCGGTATCGAAGACAACTTCATCGGCGTGGTGGATCTACTGACCCGTAAAGCGTGGGTATGGGACAACTCCGGCGACCCAATGAAGTACGAAATTCAGGACGTTCCGGCTGATATGGAAGCCCAGGTTGAGGAATGGCGCGCCAAGCTAATCGAAACGGCGGTTGAGCAAGACGACGATCTGATGATGATGTATCTGGAGGGCGAAGAGCCTGCCATCGACGACATCAAACGCTGCATCCGCAAGGGTACTATCGCACTGGACTTCTTCCCGACATTCCCTGGCTCTTCCTTCAAGAACAAGGGCGTACAATTGGTGCTGGACGGCGTGGTTGACTACCTGCCGAACCCGACCGAAGTCAACCCACAGCCTGAAACTGACCTGGAAGGCAACCCGACTGGCGAATTCGCCATCGTTGACCCAGCCCGCCCGGTACGTGCGCTGGTGTTCAAGATCATGGACGACCGTTTCGGCGCGCTGAACTTCGTGCGCGTTTACTCCGGTACGCTGAAAAAAGGCGACACCCTGCTCAACACCTTCACCGGCAAGACTGAGCGTGTTGGTCGTATGGTGGAGATGCACGCCAACGACCGTTCCGAAATCGAAACAGCCCAGGCGGGTGACATCGTTGCCCTGATTGGCCTGAAAAACGTGCAGACCGGCCACACCCTGTGTGACGTGAACAAGCCAGCTACGCTGGAACCGATGGTCTTCCCTGATCCGGTTATCTCCATCGCGATTGCGCCCAAAAACAAGGGTGCTGCCGAGAAAATGGGTATGGCCCTGAACAAAATGATTCAGGAAGACCCATCTTTCCGCGTTGAAACTGACCAGGAAACAGGCGAAACCATCCTCAAGGGCATGGGCGAACTGCACCTCGACATCAAGGTCGACATCCTCAAGCGTACCCACGGTATCGAAGTGGAAGTCGGCAAACCACAGGTTGCTTACCGTGAATCCATCACCGCCCGCGTAGAAGACAGCTACACCCACAAGAAGCAGTCGGGTGGTTCCGGCCAATACGGTAAAATCGACTACACCATCGAACCCAACGAACAGGGTGCAGGCTACGCATTCGAATCAGTGGTT
The sequence above is drawn from the Thiothrix nivea DSM 5205 genome and encodes:
- the hisH gene encoding imidazole glycerol phosphate synthase subunit HisH, with translation MQKIAIIDYNMGNLHSVERAVSHAAGGQATVAITSDPDMIMQADRVVFPGQGAARDCMRELETRGMAEVVREVIQTKPFLGICMGMQVLMQHSEENNGIECLGVYGGNVRYFGNVHQEIGVRLKIPQMGWNQVWQQMEHPLWKGIKDGARFYFVHSYYVEPLTPDLIAGSTDYGISYASAIARDNVFAIQAHPEKSADDGLKLLENFVNWDA
- the fusA gene encoding elongation factor G, which translates into the protein MTDLTLYRNIGIFAHVDAGKTTTTERILKLTGKIHKIGEVHEGESTMDFMEQEAERGITIQSAATTAFWKGHRFNIIDTPGHVDFTIEVYRSLKVLDGGVGVFCGSGGVEPQSETNWRYANESKVARVIYVNKLDRIGADYYRVVKQVEDVLGARPIVMALPIGIEDNFIGVVDLLTRKAWVWDNSGDPMKYEIQDVPADMEAQVEEWRAKLIETAVEQDDDLMMMYLEGEEPAIDDIKRCIRKGTIALDFFPTFPGSSFKNKGVQLVLDGVVDYLPNPTEVNPQPETDLEGNPTGEFAIVDPARPVRALVFKIMDDRFGALNFVRVYSGTLKKGDTLLNTFTGKTERVGRMVEMHANDRSEIETAQAGDIVALIGLKNVQTGHTLCDVNKPATLEPMVFPDPVISIAIAPKNKGAAEKMGMALNKMIQEDPSFRVETDQETGETILKGMGELHLDIKVDILKRTHGIEVEVGKPQVAYRESITARVEDSYTHKKQSGGSGQYGKIDYTIEPNEQGAGYAFESVVVGGSVPREFWPAIDKGFKESMGKGPLAGYPVVDVKVTLREGGFHAVDSSAIAFEIAAKGGYRQTMPKAGPQILEPIMKVDVFAPESHTGDVIGDLNRRRAMIKSQDTAPIGVRVKADVPLSEMFGYIGDLRTMTSGRGQFSMEFSHYAACPKNVSDQVIKEAAERKKAAEA
- a CDS encoding YbfB/YjiJ family MFS transporter, whose product is MTPQTQRLKVLSAGILSLILMLGIARFSYTPLLPLMQQQAGLGISAGGWLAAINYLGYFSGALIASLISDLVLKDRLYRIGLIVAVVTTAGMGLTENAWLWAILRFFAGLSSAAGLLLGSGLILNWLIRHDFRSELGIHFGGVGLGIAFCALAVELMTQHFSWDQQWLLFTGMGVLLIVPAWLWLPPPDTSNMTRSGNALVDKPPGKAFLYTFMAAYFCAGVGYVVSATFIVAIVDHLPGLEGKGSLSFLVLGLAAAPACIVWDLIARRIGDLNSLLAAFVLQIVGILLPVMSDNLLVTFFGTALFGGTFIGIVSLVLTMAGRYYPTRPAKMMGKMTVSYGVAQIAAPAITGLLAAKSGSYADGLYLATAVMVVGTLLILRLRLLDGFSAQR
- the hisB gene encoding imidazoleglycerol-phosphate dehydratase HisB, encoding MTERTASVARDTLETQIKVSINLDGTGQSRFDTGIPFLEHMLDQIARHGMIDLDIECQGDRHIDDHHSVEDIGITLGQAFAKAVGDKKGIRRYGHAYVPLDEALSRVVIDFSGRPGLEHHADYLRSHIGSFDTDLFYEFFQGFVNHALVTLHIDNIRGRNAHHIAETVFKACGRALRMALELDPRMAGIMPSTKGCL